GGGTCAAGCCCGGCAATGACAAGGTTGGGAGTCAAGGTTAGGAGTAAAGTGCGAACGTTCCTCACACCTTCAGCCGGTAGCCCGTCCTGAAGATCCACCAGATCGCCGCCGAGCAGAGCGCGAGGAAGGCGAGGATGGCGGCGATGCTGAGTTCGATGCCGACATCGGAGGACCCGTAGAAGCTCCAGCGGAAGCCCGAGACGAGATAGACGACCGGATTGAAGAGCGTGACGGTCTGCCAGAAGGGCGGCAGCATGGTGATCGAGTAGAAGCTGCCGCCGAGAAAGGTGAGCGGCATCACGATCAGCATCGGCACAACCTGCAGGCGCTCGAAGCTGTCGGCCCAGATGCCGAGGACGAAACCGAACATGCTGAAGGAAATCGCCGTGAGGACGAGGAAGGCGGCCATCCAGAAGGGGTGCTGGATTTCGTAATCGACGAAGAAGCGCGCCGTGACGAGGATGAGGATGCCGAGCATCATCGATTTCGTGGCCGCCGCGCCGACATAGCCGATCACCGTTTCGAGGCCGGAAATGGGCGCGGAGAGGATTTCGTAGATGGTGCCGGAATATTTCGGCATGTAGATGCCGAAAGAGGCGTTCATCACGCTTTCGGTGAGAAGCGACAGCATGATGAGGCCGGGAATGATGAAGGCGCCGTAGCTGACGCCATCGACTTCCTGGATGCGCGAGCCGATGGCCGCGCCGAAGACGACGAAATAAAGCGAGGTCGAGATGACGGGCGAGACGATGCTTTGCAGCAGTGTGCGGAAGGTGCGCGCCATTTCGAAAACATAGATCGCGCGGATGGCGTGGAGGTTCAGTGTCATGGCCGCGCCCTCACAAGGCTGACGAAGATTTCCTCGAGCGAACTTTCATTGGTCCGGAGATCCTTGAAGTCGATGCCGATCTCGCCGAGCCGCTTCAGGAATTCGGGAATGCCGGTATGTTCGGCTTGCGCGTCGAAAGTGTAGACGAGGGTCTGGCCCTCGTCGGCAAGTTCGAGCGGATAGGGGCTGAGCGCGTCGGGCACGGCGGAAAGCGCGTTCTGCAACTGCACCGACAACTGCTTCTTGCCGAGCTTGCGCATGAGCGTGTGCTTT
Above is a window of Parvibaculum lavamentivorans DS-1 DNA encoding:
- a CDS encoding ABC transporter permease; the encoded protein is MNLHAIRAIYVFEMARTFRTLLQSIVSPVISTSLYFVVFGAAIGSRIQEVDGVSYGAFIIPGLIMLSLLTESVMNASFGIYMPKYSGTIYEILSAPISGLETVIGYVGAAATKSMMLGILILVTARFFVDYEIQHPFWMAAFLVLTAISFSMFGFVLGIWADSFERLQVVPMLIVMPLTFLGGSFYSITMLPPFWQTVTLFNPVVYLVSGFRWSFYGSSDVGIELSIAAILAFLALCSAAIWWIFRTGYRLKV